In one Achromobacter spanius genomic region, the following are encoded:
- a CDS encoding YncE family protein has translation MSAAPHYLLVGNDEKVTWDDGQIRFLAPGRDTLSIFDAAANPAAPVHVATLPLPNSLFGPPVNLAVTPDQRLALIADSMAWPARADGQGWQPTPGRDLYVVDLAATPPAIVQTLQVGLQPSGLSINRAGTMALVANKAGKSVSVLSINDAHVNVVAEVDLGTPVVAVSFSADGRRAFAVKTDTHRLAVLHIDDTGPVPRVTHDPAEDLTTGLVPFNLVVSPDGALALVVDMGSPTASDGHADSISVVDLQSAPPRVIDRLMVEDGPEGIAISPDGRHAAVAIVQGSNNPSSEWFHHPRGQIVLLRINGLRVTRAGAIEVGALPEGIAFSPDSSYLYVGNFLDATLQVLAVGDNGLTDTGTCIPLPGHPASMRGQFY, from the coding sequence ATGAGCGCCGCGCCGCATTACCTGCTGGTCGGCAACGACGAAAAAGTCACCTGGGACGACGGCCAGATTCGCTTCCTGGCGCCCGGCCGCGACACGCTCAGCATTTTCGACGCCGCCGCCAACCCGGCCGCGCCGGTGCATGTCGCAACGCTGCCCCTGCCCAATTCGCTGTTCGGCCCGCCCGTCAATCTGGCCGTGACGCCCGACCAGCGGCTGGCCCTGATCGCCGATTCCATGGCATGGCCCGCGCGCGCCGATGGCCAGGGCTGGCAGCCCACGCCGGGCCGCGATCTTTACGTGGTGGACCTGGCCGCCACGCCGCCGGCCATCGTGCAAACCCTGCAAGTGGGCCTGCAACCGTCCGGCTTGTCGATCAACCGCGCCGGCACGATGGCGCTGGTGGCGAACAAGGCGGGGAAGTCGGTATCGGTGCTGAGCATCAACGATGCCCACGTCAACGTTGTCGCTGAAGTCGACCTGGGCACGCCCGTTGTCGCCGTGTCGTTCTCGGCCGATGGCCGCCGCGCCTTCGCCGTCAAGACCGACACGCACCGGCTGGCCGTGCTGCACATCGACGACACCGGGCCCGTGCCGCGCGTCACGCATGACCCCGCCGAAGACCTGACCACGGGCCTCGTGCCCTTCAACCTGGTGGTGTCGCCCGACGGCGCGCTGGCCTTGGTCGTGGACATGGGCAGCCCGACGGCCTCCGACGGCCATGCGGATTCCATCAGCGTGGTGGATCTTCAAAGCGCGCCGCCGCGCGTCATCGACCGCTTGATGGTGGAAGACGGCCCCGAGGGCATCGCCATCAGCCCCGATGGCCGCCATGCCGCAGTCGCCATCGTGCAGGGCTCGAACAACCCGTCATCTGAATGGTTTCACCACCCGCGTGGCCAGATCGTGCTGCTGCGCATTAACGGCTTGCGCGTGACGCGCGCGGGCGCCATCGAGGTGGGAGCCTTACCCGAAGGCATCGCCTTCAGCCCCGACAGCAGCTACCTGTATGTCGGCAATTTTCTGGACGCAACCCTGCAGGTGCTGGCCGTGGGAGACAACGGCCTGACCGATACCGGTACGTGTATCCCCCTGCCCGG
- a CDS encoding ATP-binding cassette domain-containing protein, which yields MNDKLNANMHPSKNSKAVAAAHPAPSPASIRLNALSFQYGRAGLFSRRPAPRILHDIDLHVPAGQTIGLVGASGSGKSTIAKLMLGLLAPTQGQALLDGQPLAAMPARARARRIQMVFQDPYSSLNPRRTINEILTAPLRVHGIGNAASQAASVRRMMDAVGLVPAFAARYPRELSGGQRQRVAIARALMLEPQLLICDEPTSALDVSVQAQILNLLMQLQRDRGLGYLFISHNLAVVQHIADDIVVLQGGRIVERGTADQVYFSPQHPYTRQLIGATLAVPDAQELAA from the coding sequence ATGAACGACAAGCTGAACGCCAACATGCATCCCAGCAAGAATTCCAAGGCGGTTGCGGCCGCGCACCCCGCGCCCTCGCCCGCCAGCATCCGCCTGAACGCGCTGTCCTTCCAATACGGCCGCGCCGGCCTGTTCTCGCGCCGCCCCGCGCCGCGCATCCTGCATGACATCGACCTGCACGTACCCGCCGGCCAGACCATCGGCCTAGTCGGGGCATCCGGCAGCGGCAAGTCCACCATCGCCAAGCTCATGCTGGGCCTGTTGGCGCCCACCCAGGGCCAGGCGCTGCTGGACGGCCAGCCGCTGGCCGCGATGCCGGCGCGCGCCCGCGCCCGCCGCATCCAGATGGTGTTTCAGGACCCGTATTCGTCGCTGAACCCGCGCCGCACCATCAATGAAATCCTGACCGCGCCGCTGCGCGTGCATGGCATCGGCAATGCGGCGTCTCAGGCGGCATCGGTGCGCCGCATGATGGACGCCGTGGGTCTGGTGCCCGCCTTTGCCGCGCGATATCCGCGCGAACTGTCCGGCGGCCAACGCCAGCGCGTGGCGATTGCGCGCGCCCTGATGCTGGAGCCGCAACTGCTGATCTGCGACGAACCCACGTCCGCGCTGGACGTATCGGTGCAGGCGCAAATCTTGAACCTGCTGATGCAATTGCAGCGCGACCGTGGCCTGGGCTATCTGTTCATCAGCCATAACCTGGCGGTGGTGCAGCACATTGCCGATGACATCGTGGTGCTGCAAGGCGGCCGCATCGTCGAACGCGGCACGGCCGATCAGGTGTACTTTTCGCCCCAGCATCCCTACACCCGGCAATTGATCGGCGCGACGCTGGCTGTGCCCGACGCGCAGGAGCTTGCCGCATGA
- a CDS encoding ABC transporter ATP-binding protein, with the protein MTATSHPLLRVENLHIDIHTATHTKHVVRAVDFTLERGKTLCIVGESGCGKSLTALALLDLLPAAARRRMTRLEFAGQDLSTLNARQLAELRGARIAMIFQDPMTSLNPVFQIGTQLIDVMRRHKRVSRREAAERAEYLLRRVGITNPEERMRQYPFELSGGLRQRVMIAMALMCGPELLIADEPTTALDVTVQAELLDLLRDIQAEFGLGMVFISHDMGLVARIADHVIVMYAGDIVEGGTVQEVLTRPSHPYTAMLLNCIPQPGRTAPRTDLPTIAGAVPSLDVAIRGCAFRERCPVAEARCAQPLVSRMQGSHRCLCVKPGALMATKTAGVSA; encoded by the coding sequence ATGACCGCCACTTCCCATCCCCTGCTGCGGGTTGAAAACCTGCACATCGACATCCATACCGCCACGCACACCAAGCACGTGGTGCGCGCGGTGGACTTCACGCTGGAACGCGGCAAGACGCTGTGCATCGTGGGCGAATCCGGCTGCGGCAAGTCGTTGACGGCGCTGGCCTTGCTGGACCTGCTGCCCGCCGCCGCGCGCCGCCGCATGACGCGGCTGGAGTTCGCCGGGCAGGACCTGTCCACGCTGAACGCGCGCCAGTTGGCGGAATTGCGTGGCGCACGCATCGCCATGATCTTCCAGGACCCGATGACGTCCTTGAACCCGGTGTTTCAGATAGGCACGCAGCTGATCGACGTGATGCGCCGTCACAAGCGCGTCAGCCGTCGCGAAGCCGCCGAGCGCGCCGAATACCTGCTGCGCCGCGTCGGCATCACCAACCCCGAAGAACGCATGCGCCAGTATCCGTTCGAACTATCGGGCGGATTGCGCCAGCGCGTGATGATCGCCATGGCGCTGATGTGCGGCCCCGAACTGCTGATTGCCGACGAACCCACCACCGCGCTGGACGTCACCGTGCAGGCCGAACTGCTGGACCTCTTGCGCGACATCCAGGCCGAGTTCGGCTTGGGCATGGTGTTCATCTCGCACGATATGGGCCTGGTCGCGCGCATTGCCGACCACGTCATCGTCATGTACGCCGGCGACATCGTGGAAGGCGGCACCGTGCAAGAGGTGCTGACCCGCCCCAGCCACCCCTACACCGCCATGCTCCTGAACTGCATACCCCAGCCGGGCCGCACCGCCCCGCGCACTGACCTGCCCACCATCGCGGGCGCGGTGCCGTCGCTGGACGTGGCCATCCGGGGCTGCGCCTTTCGTGAACGCTGCCCGGTGGCCGAGGCCCGTTGCGCGCAGCCGCTGGTGTCGCGCATGCAAGGCAGCCACCGTTGCCTGTGCGTGAAACCGGGCGCGTTGATGGCGACGAAGACTGCGGGAGTCTCGGCATGA